In Siniperca chuatsi isolate FFG_IHB_CAS linkage group LG20, ASM2008510v1, whole genome shotgun sequence, the following proteins share a genomic window:
- the cby1 gene encoding protein chibby homolog 1 isoform X1: protein MFTDYITGTLLTDLKRSLKMPLFGNTFSPKKTPPRKSASLSSLHTLDRSTREIELGVEYGPPVMNIGGQSWKFEEGQWITESSGNGSGRELQRLKKRNVQLEEENNLLKLKIDILLDMLTETTVEYHLMEKEVEDIKTQHRRKK, encoded by the exons ATGTTCACAGACTACATCACGGGAACGTTACTCACG GACCTTAAAAGATCACTAAAGATGCCGCTCTTTGGAAACACATTCAGTCCAAAGAAGACTCCACCTCGCAAATCTGCATCCCTGTCCAGCCTTCACACG TTGGATCGTTCAACAAGAGAAATAGAGCTGGGCGTTGAGTATGGACCTCCTGTGATGAACATTGGAGGTCAGAGCTGGAAATTTGAAGAGGGACAGTGGATAACAG AATCAAGTGGGAATGGGTCTGGCAGGGAACTGCAGCGGCTtaagaaaagaaatgtacaaCTGGAGGAAGAGAACAACCTCCTGAAACTAAAGATCGATATTCTCTTGGACATG TTGACAGAGACTACTGTAGAGTACCACCTGATGGAGAAAGAAGTGGAAGATATAAAGACTCAACATCGAAGGAAgaaatga
- the cby1 gene encoding protein chibby homolog 1 isoform X2, whose translation MEDLKRSLKMPLFGNTFSPKKTPPRKSASLSSLHTLDRSTREIELGVEYGPPVMNIGGQSWKFEEGQWITESSGNGSGRELQRLKKRNVQLEEENNLLKLKIDILLDMLTETTVEYHLMEKEVEDIKTQHRRKK comes from the exons ATGGAG GACCTTAAAAGATCACTAAAGATGCCGCTCTTTGGAAACACATTCAGTCCAAAGAAGACTCCACCTCGCAAATCTGCATCCCTGTCCAGCCTTCACACG TTGGATCGTTCAACAAGAGAAATAGAGCTGGGCGTTGAGTATGGACCTCCTGTGATGAACATTGGAGGTCAGAGCTGGAAATTTGAAGAGGGACAGTGGATAACAG AATCAAGTGGGAATGGGTCTGGCAGGGAACTGCAGCGGCTtaagaaaagaaatgtacaaCTGGAGGAAGAGAACAACCTCCTGAAACTAAAGATCGATATTCTCTTGGACATG TTGACAGAGACTACTGTAGAGTACCACCTGATGGAGAAAGAAGTGGAAGATATAAAGACTCAACATCGAAGGAAgaaatga
- the pdap1a gene encoding pdgfa associated protein 1a, whose amino-acid sequence MPRGGKKGHKGRGKQFSNPEEIDRQMKAQRELEENAGAEKGSASESEEESSSDDESESKKRSGVEGLIEIENPNRVSQKSKKVTEVDVTAPRELSRREREEIEKQKSKERYMKLHLEGKTDQARADLARLAIIKKQREEAAKKRDELRKEAEEAKAKR is encoded by the exons ATGCCTCGGGGCG GGAAAAAGGGCCACAAGGGCAGAGGGAAGCAATTCAGCAACCCCGAGGAGATTGACCGACAGATGAAAGCGCAGAGAGAGTTG GAAGAAAATGCTGGTGCAGAGAAAGGGAGCGCTTCAGAGTCtgaagaggagagcagcagtGACGACGAATCTGAG TCCAAGAAAAGGAGTGGAGTGGAGGGGCTTATAGAGATTGAGAATCCCAACCGTGTGTCTCAGAAGAGCAAGAAGGTGACTGAGGTAGACGTCACTGCTCCCAGAGAGCTGTCTCGCAGGGAGAG AGAGGAGATAGAGAAGCAGAAATCAAAGGAACGCTACATGAAGCTCCATCTTGAGGGGAAGACTGACCAGGCCAGGGCCGACCTGGCCAGACTGGCCATCATcaagaaacagagggaggaagcTGCCAAGAAGAGAGACGAACTCAGGAAAG AAGCCGAAGAAGCCAAAGCAAAGCGCTAG
- the cby1 gene encoding protein chibby homolog 1 isoform X3, whose product MPLFGNTFSPKKTPPRKSASLSSLHTLDRSTREIELGVEYGPPVMNIGGQSWKFEEGQWITESSGNGSGRELQRLKKRNVQLEEENNLLKLKIDILLDMLTETTVEYHLMEKEVEDIKTQHRRKK is encoded by the exons ATGCCGCTCTTTGGAAACACATTCAGTCCAAAGAAGACTCCACCTCGCAAATCTGCATCCCTGTCCAGCCTTCACACG TTGGATCGTTCAACAAGAGAAATAGAGCTGGGCGTTGAGTATGGACCTCCTGTGATGAACATTGGAGGTCAGAGCTGGAAATTTGAAGAGGGACAGTGGATAACAG AATCAAGTGGGAATGGGTCTGGCAGGGAACTGCAGCGGCTtaagaaaagaaatgtacaaCTGGAGGAAGAGAACAACCTCCTGAAACTAAAGATCGATATTCTCTTGGACATG TTGACAGAGACTACTGTAGAGTACCACCTGATGGAGAAAGAAGTGGAAGATATAAAGACTCAACATCGAAGGAAgaaatga